The DNA window CTTGTAATGCTTGTAAATTTATGAAGTAAATTAACTACAAGGAAATAGTTAGCACATGCTAAGTCATATGTCTGAAAATTGGGTGTGGAATAACCTAAGCGAGCTGTGATACATGAACTCTTAGTTGCTGTGGAGGATTGAAAACACAAGATGGACAGCATCTTACTCCGATAGAAGGTCATAACATCCTTGCATCATTCTAGTCGACTAAATTTTTGTCATATTTATCTGATACACTCAACTTCtggatttattttttattacgTTTTCCTGACCATGCTGCAGATATTATTAGCTAGAATTCTAATTATCCTCTGAAATTTTATAAGTTGGCTTCTTTTAGTCATGCACCGTGGAATTTTATTAGTTAATGCATGGAAAAAGTACTCATTCAAAATATAACATAGAATCTCAACTGTCTTGTATATTTCATATgtgcttttttttaaaatgaggAAATGTCAAGTGTCAATACAAACCTAAATTTGTTTTGATGGATAACTTAGTCATTTTCCCCTATTAGTTTGAAACAAGGGAGGTGGGATTACTTAGCTATTAATGGTAAAATATAGATAAAGCAAGGAGATCAAATGATATTCTGGTAGCTTTTGTTAAAATTGGAGATTGAGCATtagaaatcaaatttaaatGCTGATTTGGCCTGTCCCTTAAAGTACAGTTGTTATGGTTCTAGAATACTGTTTTGATTTTAAATACTATGTAATGTTTTTGGACCTTATCTGCAAGACCCAAAATTCTCTCGCTTCCTCCTTCCCCCAATAAAAAACGGAAAACCAGTCCCCTCCTTTCTCCTGTTGGTGACAGATAAGATCTTCATTTTAAGAGTATATTAAATTTTACAAAGGTCGATACCACCAACATGATATCAAAATAAATTCTAAAATCTGAGTGCAAGGCGCAGAACTGCTGGTGGAATAAAGTGAATGATCAAAGAAAAACAATATTAGACCAAGTAATGATCCACAACAGCTAGGTATCTATTATGGTGACTGCTAGTAGGTATCACATGTTAAGAATTCGCTTAAAAGCTGAGATGGTTAGCTGTTTATGCCCTCTTTACTAAATGTAACTTGCTATCTGTTTCATCATGATATCTGGTAGTCTTGTTTCTACGCTTTTGAAGAGCATTATTATGTATCTTCCATGAAGAAGTGCATTCCCTTTCTCCAAACAAATGACATACTGGTCTTGTTTAGGGCCGACTGATGCAAATGACAATGATGACACCGCCCAGTTTTAATGAAGAGCTGCATTACCTTAACAAGGAAGACCGATTGCTTCGCTGGCTTCTGGTCAAACATCGTGACATGAAATATGGGCTGGACTTTCTGGGTGAAGGTGATCCTAAAGCTGACTTAAGAAGATATGGGAGCAGTTTGCTTGACAATGAGGATGACAAGGATGACAGTGaggatgaggatgatgatgatgagtaTGATGCCGACCAAGGGCATGATAatgatgaggatgatgatggtgatgatgatgatgaggatgatgaGGATGAGTATGAGGCGGACCAAGGAGAGAAAAAGGAAGGCTAAAATGATTATGCATCTTATTCAAAGTCTACATGGCTGTTAGCTtttgcattttattttattttttttgattaTCTCAGGAGTCTTCTTTATGCTGTTCATAAGGTGTACGGGGCGGAAATCACATAATGCTGACGTATTAGTTCAAAATGGAGCTGCTGGAACTAATTTACAAGGAACTAAGCCCTTTCAATGTACAAGGAGTATATGCCTAGTCCCTAATTGAACGTAATTTACAAGGAATATATGCAGTTGGTATGCCTACGTACTTTTCCTGCGTTTTAATCTCTTTTGCGGGTCAATAATATGCTAGCTAACTTGTTCGCACGAATATGATTCTTGATTTTCTTGCAAAATGTCTGTTCAGGTCAAGAATGGACTAAACATCTTATAGTTTTATTCGTGGTAATCTTCAACTCAACGGTATTTGAACACATAAGATGTGACAATAAAGATGTAGGGTCATTCGGATGAGAAGTTGAGATAAATAGGAAGATCATAGCTTAAGAACGTAATTACTGCAAGAGACGGAAAATGATAGGACTCTGATTCATTAAGACCAAAACCATTCAGTTTAACTGAACTTGAAAGGTGTATTAGAAAAATATTGGACTCCATCCTTCACACAAGGCAATTGAGATAAACAGCACTTCAGTCAGTTGTTTTACCACTCAAGAAGCGCTCAATTGGGTTGTAGCATAGCCTTCCCATCTGTACCAG is part of the Coffea eugenioides isolate CCC68of chromosome 6, Ceug_1.0, whole genome shotgun sequence genome and encodes:
- the LOC113775368 gene encoding serine/threonine-protein phosphatase 4 regulatory subunit 2, whose translation is MPLYDCMLLLKPHVTKEALLDLAAKVGKHVYRRNGVLTDIKSFGQVQLGYGIRKLDGRYYQGRLMQMTMMTPPSFNEELHYLNKEDRLLRWLLVKHRDMKYGLDFLGEGDPKADLRRYGSSLLDNEDDKDDSEDEDDDDEYDADQGHDNDEDDDGDDDDEDDEDEYEADQGEKKEG